CTGCCGCCAGGCGCCGCTGGTCAGCAGCGCTGCGTCCTTGGTATCGCGCATGTTGCCGCACTCGATGAACACCTTGGGAACCGTTGACAGATTGAGACCGCCCAGGTCCTCACGCGTGACGAGACCGGTGCCGTCGCCGACGTAGTTGGACGGCGAAGTGCCCGTGGAGCGGGCGAAGTCGCCGGCGATCAGCTTTCCCAGCTCCTTCGACGGAACGACGACGGCCCGGGTGTCCGCCAGCCCCTCGTGCACCGCGCCCGGCAGGATCACATGGAAGCCGCGCTGCCCCGCCCCGGCGCCGTCCGCGTGGATCGACACGACCGCGTCGGCGTGCGCCGCGTTGCCGATCCGGGCACGCTCGTCGACGCAGGGGCCGAACGGCCGGTCCGCGTCCTGCGTCAGCCTGACCGTGGCGCCCTGCTCCTGGAGCAGCGTGCGCAGCCGGTGCGCCACGTCCAGCGTGAACCTCGCCTCGCTGTAACCGGCGTTCGTGGACGTGCCCGTGGTGTCGCACTCCTTCCAGTTGGTGCCGATGTCCACCTTGCGGTTGATCTCGGAGGTGTGGTCGACGTTGGCGGGGTTGTGGCCGGGGTCGATGACGACGACCTTGCCCTGGAGGGGAGCGACCGCCCGGCTCGGCGACGCGGCGAGCGTGTTCGGCTTGGCGTCCCCGCCGGCCGGGA
The window above is part of the Streptomyces sp. NBC_00425 genome. Proteins encoded here:
- a CDS encoding N-acetylmuramoyl-L-alanine amidase, with amino-acid sequence MSYPGPHSDPSGPADPFGPSGSFGSPQPRRSRLRRPMTVALTLLVPGALLGWLAYEALGASGGGGTGDGAAGADASSSNRATVPAGGDAKPNTLAASPSRAVAPLQGKVVVIDPGHNPANVDHTSEINRKVDIGTNWKECDTTGTSTNAGYSEARFTLDVAHRLRTLLQEQGATVRLTQDADRPFGPCVDERARIGNAAHADAVVSIHADGAGAGQRGFHVILPGAVHEGLADTRAVVVPSKELGKLIAGDFARSTGTSPSNYVGDGTGLVTREDLGGLNLSTVPKVFIECGNMRDTKDAALLTSGAWRQKAAQGISEGIVSFLRG